In Crassostrea angulata isolate pt1a10 chromosome 4, ASM2561291v2, whole genome shotgun sequence, one genomic interval encodes:
- the LOC128180551 gene encoding uncharacterized protein LOC128180551 — protein MYAVVCIGGTEIKMLVDTGATVTLLSERAYDKVQQSNGTSAIDKVKQAFMTAEGRSLKVFGKFVANIQLGDREYLSQIVISDITVDGIIGLDFMTEHKCSLDIPNKVLCIGGEKHSLLLEGTLGCYRVVALESFVVPARSVIITTCDVCVPDGLNFSSGLGIVEPKDCLIATNRSLVGRTLVNNETRVPVRFMKKVLETTKATDHQMTWSRELETLSEVTKYRLNQEQRKAVDKLVENYAFLFASSDNDLGRTNIVKHKTNTGDARPIKQPPRRLSVHMREEADKLVEDMLR, from the coding sequence ATGTATGCCGTTGTCTGCATAGGCGGAACTGAGATAAAAATGTTGGTAGATACAGGAGCAACTGTTACTTTGCTTTCGGAGAGAGCTTACGACAAAGTTCAACAATCAAATGGCACCTCTGCTATAGACAAAGTAAAGCAAGCTTTTATGACCGCTGAAGGCAGATCTTTGAAGGTGTTCGGAAAGTTTGTGGCCAATATTCAATTGGGTGATAGGGAATATCTTTCACAAATAGTAATATCAGACATTACTGTAGATGGAATCATTGGCTTAGATTTCATGACTGAACATAAATGTTCGTTAGATATACCTAACAAGGTATTATGCATCGGCGGAGAGAAACACTCGTTGTTGCTCGAAGGTACGCTAGGATGTTACAGAGTTGTTGCTTTAGAATCGTTCGTTGTTCCAGCTAGAAGTGTAATCATCACAACTTGTGATGTGTGCGTGCCAGATGGGTTAAACTTTTCCAGTGGTTTGGGGATCGTAGAGCCAAAGGACTGTTTGATAGCGACTAATAGAAGTCTGGTGGGGAGGACTTTAGTAAACAATGAAACTAGAGTACCTGTTCGGTTTATGAAAAAAGTGTTAGAGACAACAAAAGCGACCGACCACCAAATGACTTGGTCAAGGGAACTTGAAACTCTGAGTGAAGTCACGAAATATAGGTTGAATCAAGAGCAAAGAAAGGCAGTGGATAAGCTTGTTGAGAACTATGCCTTTTTGTTTGCTAGTTCAGATAACGATCTCGGGAGAACAAACATAGTCAAACATAAAACTAACACTGGAGATGCTCGTCCTATAAAGCAACCACCAAGGCGACTGTCAGTCCACATGAGGGAAGAGGCAGATAAATTAGTAGAAGATATGCTACGGTGA